One window of the Vicinamibacteria bacterium genome contains the following:
- a CDS encoding exo-alpha-sialidase, translating to MSSPRVMRWLLIIGLYAKVLPGSDARVEILASPAAATSMTPYLGASASEMYLSWLERTGEGHSLRLARWDGERFSEPTTVRTAKNFFANWADFPSVLPLEDGRVAVHWLEKAGEGTYEYDVRFSLSRDRGRNWDRSRKLHRDRTLTEHGFASLASHGRDGLAAVWLDGRKGDEMSLYATSLVGNELGDEQLLDDRVCECCQTAMAVTDEGWFVAYRDRSAEEIRDIAYVRRVDGTWTEPKTLNPDGWKIDGCPVNGPQVTASGRRLAIAWFSAAEDEPRVQVVFSSDFGESFSAPVRLAASSPLGRVDIELVDD from the coding sequence GTCCGAGAGTCATGCGTTGGCTCCTTATTATAGGTCTCTACGCGAAGGTTCTTCCCGGCTCCGACGCTCGCGTGGAGATCCTCGCCTCGCCCGCGGCCGCGACCAGCATGACCCCCTACCTCGGGGCTTCGGCGAGCGAGATGTACCTCAGCTGGCTCGAGCGAACGGGGGAGGGACATAGCCTGCGGCTCGCTCGATGGGACGGTGAGCGTTTTTCCGAACCGACGACGGTCCGCACCGCGAAGAATTTCTTCGCCAACTGGGCCGATTTCCCTTCGGTGCTTCCGCTCGAGGACGGACGCGTCGCCGTCCATTGGCTCGAGAAGGCGGGCGAAGGAACGTACGAGTACGACGTCCGATTCTCGCTTTCTCGAGACCGGGGGAGAAACTGGGACCGGTCCAGAAAGCTGCATCGCGATCGGACTCTGACCGAGCACGGCTTCGCCTCGCTCGCTTCCCACGGCCGGGATGGCCTCGCGGCGGTCTGGCTCGACGGGCGCAAGGGGGACGAGATGTCGCTCTACGCCACGAGCCTCGTCGGAAACGAGCTCGGTGACGAGCAGCTGCTCGACGATCGGGTTTGCGAGTGCTGTCAGACGGCGATGGCGGTCACCGACGAGGGGTGGTTCGTCGCCTACCGCGACCGGTCGGCCGAGGAGATCCGGGATATTGCCTACGTGCGCCGCGTCGATGGAACCTGGACGGAACCGAAGACGCTCAACCCTGATGGATGGAAGATCGACGGTTGCCCCGTGAATGGACCTCAGGTCACCGCGAGCGGACGGCGGCTCGCGATCGCCTGGTTCTCTGCGGCCGAGGACGAGCCACGGGTCCAGGTGGTTTTTTCGAGCGACTTCGGGGAGAGCTTCTCGGCACCGGTGCGCCTGGCGGCAAGCTCGCCCCTGGGTCGGGTCGACATCGAGCTGGTCGACGACG